The following is a genomic window from Micropterus dolomieu isolate WLL.071019.BEF.003 ecotype Adirondacks linkage group LG12, ASM2129224v1, whole genome shotgun sequence.
TCTTTTATTGTCCAgctttggtgagcctgtgtgaactgtagcagtttcctgttcttagctgacaggagtgctcctggtgtggtcttctgctgctgtagcccgtCTGCTTCTGGGTTTGATGTGTTGTGtgcaagcaattgaacaggtgtacctgaTAAACTGACCGATGAGAGTACATTTTCATTGATGAGTCTGAATTTCTTTGTGTGGTTGTGATGAGTAAttcaaaagaggaaaaaaggctCCCGTCCACACcccaaagaacaaaacaaacactcttTATATAGTAATAAATAGTATATTTagtaataacattaaaaaaaacaagcacaatAAAAGTTCACTATTGTACATATTTCAAGAACATCATAATACGATCTTTACAGGCAGATTTTTACTCATTAAGTTAAATTGCAGACATTTATACAGCTGATCATACATTTTAAGTTAGAACAAAAGCACCTCATTTTAAATGATAACAAGTGAAGAGACTTTTGTCATCTGGAACCGCTCGGTAGAGGAATGTAAGATGTCAGATAAGGCAAGTCAGATAGGCTATCATCTTTTTTTGACCTAGGACTAAACAGCCCAAACTGCACACCTAAATAATAAAGTAAGAGTGATTTTCTTCGGTACAATAGCATTAAATGTGAACCATAACCACTTTTAAGTCTCCTCCAGTCATTGTTAAAGGCTAGCGAGAGTGCTCCTGAGGTAGCGCCTTGGCGTCTCTTAGgcgtagttgttgttgttgtgctcGATCCTGGTCACCATGGTGGTAACCAGGCGCTCCAGCTGTTCCGCTCGCCGGTTGCCCATCTCAAGGACCTCCTCGTGATTGGCCTTCTCCTCACTGTCGTAGTCCATCACCGCCTTGTTGGTGATCAACGAGAGGGCGAAGACACGCATGCCGCAGTGACGCGCCACAATCACCTCGGGGGCTGTGCTCATGCCTGGCGAGGAAAAGAGCCCGTTTAAAATTGATAAAAGATACCAGGATAGATAcatatgtgaaaaataaataatgtgtatTTTCAGTAGAGAAAccataaaatatgatgtcaCGCCGGCTGAGGTCTGATGTTTATATCAACTGTAGAGCTAAGGTTGCTAATGAGTCCAGCTTTGCTCCCTTCAGTTTAGAAGTCTGTATTTAGTTTTATAGCTTTGATTTATCTCTTTTTGTGGGTGAAGAAGTAAATATGGGCAAATATCAGGTGTATTTTCACATGAAAGTTACATAATGCAGCTTTTAACaggtacatttttatatatatcatTGCTGCCGTGTACTGTAgccatatattttttattttgtgttggtGGCTAATattcactttttactcaccAACTGCATCAGCGCCCAGTTTGAACAGCATACGGGACTCAGCAATGGTCTCGAACGAGGGTCCACCCAGCACGCAGTACACACCCTCCTTCAGGAAGTCTCCGTAGCCGAGCTCCTGTCCCACGTCCATggccagctgctgcagctccctGTCGTAGGCGTCAGACATGCAGGGGAAACGTACACCGAACCTGCGAGGGACAGGAGGAAGGTTTAATGAGGGCAAAGGCCGGAGTAGACCTGAGGCTCAGGGTTTCTTCCAGAAAGACAAGTAAGAGGTATTTCCATAGTGACACTTTCTCTTTGTGGCAGCTGATTTAATATTATTTGCAACATGAACCTGGTGCAGGAAACCCATCTTTGAATGTACAgactacacacacacctctcatcGTTGGGTCCAGCCAGTGGATTGTTGCCAGCAAAGCCCGGCATGTTGAGGTGGTCTTTGATGATCATGATGTCTCCCACTTTAAAGTCCTGATTGAGACCTCCGGCTGCGTTGGTGAGCATCACCGTCTCCACGCCGAGCAACTTGAAGACACGTATGGGCAGCGTAACCTGGAAACACATTACCATTAGCCATGCAGGGGGATCTTTCAGCAGCGTAACAGTATTTAGAGCATTTTTAAAGGCCTTTTTATGGAAATTTGCTCCTTGATGTAATCAGTTCACCTTCTGGACTGGGTAACCCTCGTACAAGTGGAAGCGCCcctgcatgcaaacacacgGCCTCCCCTTTAAGGTGCCGAACACGAGCCGACCTGCATGTCCGTGCactgcaaaaaacacaaaccaatGACTTAATGTcaacaataaatgaaaaccAGTCAGCAACTGAAAGTTTTTTTTGGTAGTTAAACTCACCAGTGCTCTGTGGAAAGTTGGGGATATCCTTGTAGTTGAAAGCTACCGGGTCCTTTAACATGTCAGCCAGCCCTCCGAGCCCTGACCCGCAAACAATGCCCACTGCAGGTCGTATGTCTGTCTGGGCCAGCAGCCAGTCAGCAGTGGCCTTGCAGTCCTCGTAGCTGTAGCTGTATGACATGAAAAGAGGGTTAGGATGACCCGGTTTGTAAATCAAGCAGGAATCAATAAAAAGCTTTTATTAGCTAGAGTTAAACTCATCTTTAAATGACGTGAAAGTGATGTTACAAGAGGATAATGCACAAAAGTGACCACAAGAATTTTAAAAATCTTATGTACTTTTCCTTCTTTTGCTGTCAAACTCCATAAATGCCAACTTTTTCCAGAGTCCCTGTTCACCTCTCTTTGCCTCCTAATTCATTACACAACATGTGATGTGATCATTATTATCAGATTACAGGATAAGATCTAAGATCTAATCTGAGAAGTACTACTAATAAGGATATGACTTTTGAAGGCACACACGCACATTCCTGCAGAGTCACAGCAGGATCATGCCTCATGAACTTGAATGGTGACATGGTGCTTTTTTATCTGCTCAGTTGAAATGTGCACACTAATCCCTTGTAATTTGATAATTTGACAAACTGCTAGATTCACCCTCACTTAAGCATGGATTAATGGTTTGGTCCCTAAAGATGTGCTATTAATAAATATACTCTGTAAAACTACAGATAACTGTATGGTGCTTTATTAACACCATACAGTTAAAGTCACCACATACTGCCACATAACAGGTTATTAATAATAGTTTAATCAGAACAAATGTCCTGTCCATAAAAACTGTCAAAGACAGTTTAATTCCACGAAAGGCTTATCTAATGTTTATTTGGCCCCCAGCCAACATTCCCGGTACGTTTTTGACCGGCAGTCCAAGCTGCTCATGAAGGGGTCTTGTGTTCAGCGTCTGGTTTAGCAGCATGGGAAGAGGAAAGCTGAAAGTACAGTCTGTTCAAAAGTGTACTCACCCGCTCTTTGCCTCTGGAAACATTGGGAAAAATTGTATAAGTTTCTGGTGAGGTAAAAAAAGTAGTAAATGCACAAGTTCCAAAGCAGCAAAAACGTCGAATCAGctgttgaaaatgtcaaataGTATCAAGCCGGTGTCTTCTCTAGTGTTTCTTGTTCTGGTTTGGAGTACCCTTTGAGTTTTCTTCCCACTTGTGATTGCAAGCCGCAGTTGCCGGCTATATTATAGCCCCAGAATACGCCCTAACCCCCCCACCCTACCCCACCCCTGGGTCAAGATGACGCATGTGAATGCTGCAGCCTCATTGGCTGGGTGGACACACCTTCAAGTAATTTGCAACAAAAGGCAATATATTTCATCCACCCGCCCCCAGAAGCAGTACTAGTGTTGACATCACCCAAGTCCACCAACAGGAAAGTATGGGCACTGAAACATCCATTCAGCAATCATTGATCAGCTTATTGTAGAGTGACCCAGGTTgggaaacattttgttttgaacatCACGTGTCTGTCTGTTGCGCCTGTTCTCGCCAAAAGTTAGTGGATATAGCATAACATGTGAAGTCAACGCATGCTACCATGTAGCCTAACATACCGGAACTACCTGAGTACAACTTTGAGGTGCTCACTTCAGTATTTTCCGTTTTAGGCAACTTTATACCTCTTCtcctttacaaaataaaataagttacatcctgatgtgtgtttttgctcttGTTGCCAGTAAGACATAGTAAGTTCATTGACACACCCTGTTTATGATGTAAATGAGGCAGATTACAACTCCACGTTGTACTCATGGGACTAGAGCCTGACATTTTGGGTATCATGTAGGTCACAAGATTCCTGTGTGAACAGTTTATGTTCTTGttccagtggtggaaaaaaaggattttactaCAAAGTAAAAGTCTTGCATTCAAAGTACATAAGTATCAccagaaaaatgtaattaaagtatGAAAAGAATTAAATTATGCAGAATGGTCCTTTTATTTCATCATTGTCACCTATGCCTTAGTTAAATGGTTAGGATCCAACATGTCCTTTGTGTTCAAGTGTAATAACACATCAAGTTAAATTGACAACACCAAAACATGTTACATACAATTGTGGTTTtgggactttttattttacattgtttaCTTTCTTATGGCAGAGGCACTGAAAGGACCGACTGTCTGATTTGAACGTATCCCAGGCTTTTGCTATACAGAGTGGATGAGAGGtcattttcaaataataaatgtactatttcttttttttttaaacagcatcATACACTCACATGTAAACTTATTTTCCTTGTAGTTGCATCTACCATGTTTAATTTCACCGTGAACGTGCCTCAAAATCCATGAGTCTGCAAGTGTTGATACTGGGATTCAGCGATGTTGTTCCTCAGGAGATCTACCATTAATGTAAGGTCAGAaatgctgtgtgttgtgtgttttgtggagcTGTCAGTACCATGGGGGGGATGTGGAGATGCAGTAGAAATGGACTATGAGAGGTTGGCTGTCTGCAAATGAGTTTTGTCCCTGCTAACTGAACTGGGTCTGAGAGGGCTGAACTTGAAAAACATGGCAGACACTGCAGTCGGTTACAGCGTATGACTGTGGGTAATGAGAAAGATATCTAAGTGCAGAATCCTAATCTTATAATGTTAACTGGTAATGTTGTAGGTAACTGTTGTTACCTTTAAACATGATGTTAGCTCGCTAAGGTTTTTCCCAAGGAGTACATGTActcctaaatgaaaaaaataggaccacacagagtttaacaatttattatatatattttaatactacatgtgtgtgctccttctccttgtgtaCTATCGTGAGAAACCGGTGGGGGAAGTGAAGACCTTAGTATCTGGTCACTCGTCATGGGCCTCAAAACTTTTtcaaagcttttaaaaatattgaagacaacttttaaaacacacaaaaaactttaCTGTGATTGGTGATTGTGTACTTTTTGAACGGGGGATGGACACAAGATACACCAGCACCACCCACAAAATCCACTCCACATTTTATGTAAGCAAGATTACTAaccaatatttataacaatgactttagtaaaacagaacaaggggaacgtgttgctctcaggaaGAGAGGCGGCTAGAAGGAGCACCTATTGGCACACTGGCCTCCTGCGTCTGGTTAAAGCTACATCTGCCCACTGCAGAgactctatccacaacctggagaaGTAGCAAAGTATAAATTACTGTAtcagtataatattataaaactaaaaaaatgtttagcGTTCACTTAATAGTATACTGTCAGTATAccgtttgtattttatttatataatgtgACTATAGGCCTATGTATTATCATTTTATAAGAATttgtcctttagtgagtcttccgaaataaagaatttaaagattttattctttttattcaaacatacagagtgcaacCAATCTGCAGAATGTAAGACAAAGTGTGTGTAAGACCAGTGAAGAAAGACTTTAAACTGTAGGGTATTATGCAGCTGCCTTAGGAAGGAGGGGAATAGAAACTAactgtcctgagatgaaggcctgtCAAGGACAGTCAGATAAGAGACCCTTGTAGTAAATCACTTTGAtatgtgttgttaatttgtctgtatatttttactgtagtctctctgtgtttctgtgattTCCTTGTCTCTACTGTCTCCACTGAGTTCAACTACCAGCCCGACGACAGGGAGAAAAAAGCATGATTGTGTCAGTAGAAAATGCCAGAGACTTACGCAAGAAGACAACTTGTGTTAATGTTGCTGCAAATCGCACTGGGCACTGACATAGATTACATAACGCCCCACCACCTTTGTTGGGTTTTATAAGTACAAGAATGATGTCACATTTACATTCTTGAAAAATATTACAATCCCAAATGTACAACAACATAACACACCTAGTGAAGGTCAACCTGTAATCATAACGCAAGGTGACGTAAACCATTTATTGACTTTTGCCTTTACTTTATGTAGGATTACACAAGTGAATACAGACTCAAGACCGCCAACGGTCTGTCAAAGTCTCACACCAGCCAAAACACGAAGAGCCTAGACCACAACATGCGACCTGACGTTGTTGGACCTTGAGTTGTTGTTTGCCATTGACACATAAGGGGACAGCCGTCAGCCATGGTGTGTATATTATGATTTCCTGCCGAGTCAACCACCTCTCTGTTTGGGTTCTGGCTTCTTCATATCTCTTGTtctcttcatttactttgtttGATAACACGATAGGAGTCGTTGACCCGTTGACCTCTGCTCCCTTCCCCTCGGTCATAGCTAACACGCCTTTGTCACAGCCAATGAGTAGGGGCCATCTGTCTGCAGCATGATGGCCCATCATAACCTGTTCACCTCTGTCTCCGTTTTTACTGTCAAATGAAATGGCAATAAAAATGTCACTGTAGATTGGAGATGCTGGTGGTAGCATCCGCTTAGCTGCAGTCAATCGGCGGGTAAATGTCTGGTGCTGAGTAAGTTTAGGTGAGTTTTTACACTACCATGAATAAAGTGTTAAAGTTTTTTGTCCTGTAGAAAAGCCATTTATCCCCATATTCTCTATTACCATATGATTTCTCACTCAATTCCATCTTTCTGTAAATGTAAGATGATCTTGGTACAACTGACAACTAATATGTTAGACGTCTCAACTCTTCCGGAGTAAAGATGATGAGCTGTATGATTTCTAAAAAATCAAATAGCTCAACCCCAGTAAAAAGGGTGCTGAAttctcaaaacaaaaaataaaacaaactcctTGTCGTAATTGTGTAACTTTCTGCCAGCAGACCCTGCAGAGACATGCCGGTTTGTAATGTCACGCGTCTCGATATGAATTCCACTCCAATCATCTGTTAAAGCAAGCAGAGATTTCTCACACGGTGAAGTCCTGACCTGAAATCATGGGCAATGGAGATGAAACAAGCTAGTTTACTTCTTTGGAAGCTATACTGTAACTTCACGAGACAGCTTTTAAGATGCATATGCCATCGTCTCACATGTCTGCTGAAAGGTCCTGCCCATCATCCTACAGTCTCAAAGCATTTTAAACCACTCCTAAAATTGCTCTGCATTTCTGAAATTATGGAGAAACTTGTTCTGAAGCAACTTGCACAGTTTTCCTTTGATAAcaggtttttgaaaagtgcccGTCAGGTTTGAAATTACTAATTAGTGCTCTGTATTGGTCCTTCTTGACAGTAATGCAgcctttgacaccattgatTATGGCAATCACAATTAAAACAGGAGGACAGTGTTTCTGGAATGACCCTGGATTATTTCCaatcctgtttttgtttaatttattattttatttcttcagcTGCAGAAGTATGGAATAACTCAGGGGTCAATACTTGGACCACTTCTGTTATCACTGTGCACGTCCCCCAAACTCACTGCTGTAACATTTCCATCCACTGCTGTGATAAACAGTTGTGCCTTCTGGTCAAACCCAAATCTGCACCACATGGGCACATCTTTTGTTCTTTAGGTAGATTTTTGGGGAATTAAAGCACTTACAGACAGTGGAAAAGCATCTAGAACTGAGGGAgagataaatatattaaaaatgtccTTGGCCAGACTTGGAACGTTGGTTTAGGA
Proteins encoded in this region:
- the pnp5a gene encoding purine nucleoside phosphorylase 5a; amino-acid sequence: MFPEAKSGYSYEDCKATADWLLAQTDIRPAVGIVCGSGLGGLADMLKDPVAFNYKDIPNFPQSTVHGHAGRLVFGTLKGRPCVCMQGRFHLYEGYPVQKVTLPIRVFKLLGVETVMLTNAAGGLNQDFKVGDIMIIKDHLNMPGFAGNNPLAGPNDERFGVRFPCMSDAYDRELQQLAMDVGQELGYGDFLKEGVYCVLGGPSFETIAESRMLFKLGADAVGMSTAPEVIVARHCGMRVFALSLITNKAVMDYDSEEKANHEEVLEMGNRRAEQLERLVTTMVTRIEHNNNNYA